In Herbaspirillum seropedicae, a single window of DNA contains:
- a CDS encoding transporter substrate-binding domain-containing protein yields MRALYRYTLLTSVCLLVGAAQAGVLDDARRSEQLRIGLDHVPPVYKGGMKFRTPENIATVLAEDLAAQWKLKADLQPNVADRAALKGVRPDVVLTRVDPAQASAADATLIPTGYSAGGMAIMRSDTTIRKWDDLKGRTVCVSSGSPYVGTLSARYGAIEKVMPAPADSLLAVRIGQCDAAVHDDTLLKVLLKLPEWKKFSAQLAPVSRQVLVLQVRGNDPADLAAARQAAARWNDAFWLNAIRKWVNNVAFEVYLDQNVPDCH; encoded by the coding sequence ATGCGCGCCCTTTACCGCTACACGCTGCTCACGTCGGTCTGCCTGCTGGTCGGAGCCGCCCAGGCAGGCGTGCTCGATGACGCCCGCCGCAGCGAGCAATTGCGCATCGGGCTGGACCACGTACCGCCGGTCTACAAGGGCGGCATGAAATTCCGTACACCGGAGAACATCGCCACCGTGCTGGCCGAGGATCTTGCCGCGCAATGGAAACTCAAGGCCGATCTGCAGCCCAACGTCGCCGACCGCGCCGCGCTCAAGGGGGTGCGTCCCGATGTCGTGCTCACGCGCGTGGACCCGGCCCAGGCCAGCGCCGCCGACGCCACCCTCATCCCGACCGGCTACAGCGCCGGCGGCATGGCCATCATGCGCAGCGATACCACCATCCGCAAATGGGATGACCTCAAGGGGCGCACCGTCTGTGTCTCCAGCGGATCTCCCTATGTCGGCACCCTGAGCGCGCGCTACGGCGCCATCGAAAAAGTGATGCCGGCCCCGGCCGATTCGCTGCTGGCCGTGCGCATCGGCCAGTGCGACGCCGCCGTGCACGACGACACCCTTCTGAAAGTCTTGCTCAAGCTGCCCGAGTGGAAGAAATTCTCCGCCCAACTGGCCCCGGTGAGCCGCCAGGTCCTGGTATTGCAAGTGCGCGGCAATGATCCCGCCGACCTGGCCGCGGCCCGACAGGCGGCGGCCAGATGGAACGATGCGTTCTGGCTCAATGCCATCAGGAAGTGGGTCAATAACGTCGCCTTCGAGGTCTACCTCGACCAGAACGTGCCGGATTGCCACTGA
- a CDS encoding ABC transporter substrate-binding protein, with protein sequence MKLARILAPAITAAALAFSGNAFALEKFKIGYLRVMDDAQAMAAYEAGLYKKYGLDVELIEFKSGTDLVKAIVGGQLDSGVFGFSNAVAWASKGADLKVVGGAQLGYHALVAREDSGINKVADLKGKTLASQAEGSTADTVLKGVVLRDAGIKADDVNVMGVSPQVAVQSLVGKRVDAAFLFEPQARIAQLIAPVKQVYEIGEVWPFPCMVVITSGETLKKKREAVWKSLDAQRDAITLLQKKPAEASKLIAGYFIAEPTLKTLKHGEMLREDVIRDAIKSQTFTPKISKKDQDRMQEIADILQSQGSLKTRDGKPFDVNSITDLSWQNARKL encoded by the coding sequence ATGAAACTCGCACGCATCCTGGCGCCCGCCATCACCGCCGCCGCCCTGGCATTTTCCGGCAATGCCTTTGCGCTGGAAAAATTCAAGATCGGCTACCTGCGCGTCATGGACGATGCGCAAGCCATGGCCGCCTATGAAGCGGGGCTCTACAAGAAGTACGGACTGGATGTGGAACTGATCGAGTTCAAGTCCGGCACCGACCTGGTCAAGGCCATCGTCGGCGGTCAGCTCGACAGTGGCGTGTTCGGCTTTTCCAATGCCGTGGCCTGGGCCTCCAAGGGCGCGGACCTGAAGGTGGTCGGCGGCGCGCAACTGGGCTATCACGCCCTGGTGGCGCGTGAAGACTCCGGCATCAACAAGGTGGCCGACCTCAAGGGCAAGACCCTGGCGTCGCAGGCCGAGGGCAGCACCGCCGACACCGTGCTCAAGGGCGTGGTGCTGCGCGACGCCGGCATCAAGGCCGATGACGTCAATGTGATGGGCGTCTCGCCCCAGGTGGCGGTGCAGTCGCTGGTGGGCAAGCGCGTCGATGCCGCCTTCCTGTTCGAACCGCAGGCGCGCATCGCGCAACTGATCGCGCCGGTCAAGCAGGTCTATGAAATCGGCGAAGTCTGGCCTTTCCCCTGCATGGTGGTCATCACTTCCGGCGAGACCCTGAAGAAGAAGCGTGAGGCCGTCTGGAAGTCGCTCGACGCCCAGCGCGACGCCATCACCCTGCTGCAGAAGAAGCCTGCCGAGGCCTCCAAGCTGATCGCCGGCTACTTCATCGCCGAGCCTACACTGAAGACCCTGAAGCATGGCGAGATGCTGCGCGAAGACGTGATCCGCGACGCCATCAAGAGCCAGACCTTCACGCCCAAGATCAGCAAGAAGGACCAGGACCGCATGCAGGAGATCGCCGATATCCTCCAGTCGCAAGGTTCGCTCAAGACCCGTGACGGCAAGCCCTTCGACGTGAACTCCATCACCGACCTGTCGTGGCAGAACGCGCGCAAGCTGTGA
- a CDS encoding NAD-dependent epimerase/dehydratase family protein → MKKLGLPRVLILGCGDVGLRLLPLLLPRYRVLAVTSNPERCAELRAAGAVPIVADLDAPHTLGRLARLAPTIVHLAPPQSEGRIDRRTRNLAAILPEGARLVYISTTGVYGDCAGASFDETRRVNPQNTRAVRRVDAETVLRAWARRRHGKLSILRVPGIYAADRLPLERLHKGLPALLAQEDVHTNHIHADDLARVSLAALRLGAPNRLYHAVDDTELKMGDYFDAVADAAGLARPPRLPRAELERSVSPMMLSFMSESRRLQNRRIKEELGVRLRYPDVQSLLSEWKLTRA, encoded by the coding sequence GTGAAAAAACTGGGCCTGCCCCGCGTACTGATCCTGGGCTGCGGCGATGTCGGCCTGCGGCTGCTGCCGCTGTTGCTGCCGCGCTACCGCGTGCTGGCCGTGACCAGCAACCCCGAGCGCTGCGCCGAACTGCGCGCCGCTGGGGCCGTCCCCATCGTGGCTGACCTCGATGCGCCCCATACCCTGGGTCGCCTGGCGCGCTTGGCGCCGACCATCGTGCACCTGGCGCCGCCGCAGTCCGAGGGCCGCATCGACCGCCGTACCCGCAATTTGGCCGCCATTTTACCCGAGGGCGCGCGCCTGGTTTATATCAGCACCACCGGTGTCTACGGAGATTGCGCTGGCGCAAGCTTCGACGAGACGCGTCGGGTCAATCCGCAGAACACCCGCGCCGTGCGTCGGGTCGATGCCGAAACGGTGCTGCGGGCCTGGGCGCGGCGGCGTCACGGCAAGCTTTCCATCCTGCGCGTGCCGGGCATCTATGCCGCCGACCGCCTGCCGCTGGAGCGCCTGCACAAGGGCCTGCCCGCACTGCTGGCGCAGGAAGACGTCCATACCAACCACATCCACGCCGATGACCTGGCCCGCGTCAGTCTGGCCGCCCTGCGCCTGGGCGCGCCCAATCGCCTCTACCACGCGGTGGACGATACCGAACTGAAGATGGGTGACTACTTCGACGCCGTGGCCGATGCCGCCGGCCTGGCGCGCCCGCCCCGGCTGCCGCGTGCCGAACTGGAACGCAGCGTCTCGCCTATGATGCTGTCGTTCATGTCGGAGTCGCGCCGGCTGCAAAATCGCCGCATCAAGGAAGAGCTGGGCGTGCGCCTGCGCTATCCGGACGTGCAGAGCTTGTTGTCGGAATGGAAACTGACGAGAGCCTGA
- a CDS encoding ABC transporter ATP-binding protein has translation MKLSFNNVAKHFGDLHVIEEFTREIASGELVALVGPSGCGKSTLLHMAAGLEKPSSGSVAGDGQTIRGPHPERTLMFQENALYPWLTLQQNVALALEFQSVDKKKAAEQARVWLENVKLKGFEHYYPHQVSGGMRQRAALARAFISQPKALLLDEPFGALDALTRMTLQDALRDLIRQQGPTVVLVTHDVDEALFLADRIFVFSPRPAKVLKEFNLVHHEKTHDLSEFAAIRRDILCLLGIHAEQDEFAKNIEGVGV, from the coding sequence ATGAAGCTATCTTTCAACAATGTCGCCAAGCATTTCGGCGACCTGCACGTGATCGAGGAATTCACCCGCGAGATCGCATCGGGTGAGCTGGTCGCGCTGGTCGGCCCCTCCGGCTGCGGCAAGTCCACCTTGCTGCACATGGCGGCAGGCCTGGAAAAGCCCAGCAGCGGCAGCGTCGCCGGTGACGGTCAGACCATCCGTGGCCCCCATCCCGAGCGCACCCTGATGTTCCAGGAGAACGCACTCTATCCCTGGCTGACCCTGCAGCAGAATGTGGCGCTGGCGCTGGAATTCCAGAGCGTGGACAAGAAGAAGGCTGCCGAGCAGGCCCGCGTCTGGCTGGAAAACGTCAAGCTCAAGGGCTTCGAACACTATTATCCGCACCAGGTCTCCGGCGGCATGCGCCAGCGCGCCGCCCTGGCGCGCGCCTTCATCTCGCAGCCCAAAGCGCTGCTGCTGGACGAACCCTTTGGGGCCCTCGATGCGCTCACCCGCATGACCCTGCAGGACGCCCTGCGCGACCTGATCCGCCAGCAAGGCCCGACCGTGGTGCTGGTGACCCACGATGTGGATGAGGCGCTGTTCCTGGCCGACCGCATCTTCGTGTTCAGCCCGCGTCCGGCCAAGGTCTTGAAGGAATTCAATCTCGTGCATCACGAAAAGACGCACGACCTGTCCGAATTTGCGGCCATCCGCCGCGACATCCTCTGCCTGCTGGGCATCCACGCCGAGCAGGACGAATTTGCCAAAAACATTGAAGGGGTAGGAGTATGA
- a CDS encoding ABC transporter permease, producing MSSQRRVTGIRKKLAMVLAIVFILLMWQIAAWSLPSFLMPGVPSVAARLWEEVQSSNFRLALFGSLYRLGMGYGSALVLGIGFGLVGAVLFFFREVLKSAIVILQSIPSIAWVPLFLILMGFGNLPIVVVVAIAAFFPAALSVMNATESVQQVHVSAARVMGASRLSMLRRVYLPAVMPELITGAQLAFGNAWRALISAEMLVGFGKGLGRTLAYSGETADMVGVMANILTIAILAALIDQVILENLKHRLLKYQYV from the coding sequence ATGAGCTCTCAGCGTCGCGTTACCGGTATCCGCAAGAAGCTGGCCATGGTGCTGGCCATCGTCTTCATCCTCCTGATGTGGCAGATCGCGGCCTGGTCGCTGCCGTCCTTCCTGATGCCGGGCGTGCCTTCGGTGGCGGCGCGGCTGTGGGAAGAGGTGCAGTCCAGCAATTTCCGCCTGGCGCTCTTCGGCAGCCTCTATCGCCTGGGCATGGGCTATGGTTCGGCGCTGGTGCTGGGCATCGGCTTCGGGCTGGTCGGTGCGGTGCTGTTCTTCTTCCGTGAAGTGCTCAAGTCGGCCATCGTGATCCTGCAATCGATTCCGTCGATTGCCTGGGTGCCGCTGTTCCTGATCCTGATGGGTTTTGGCAACCTGCCCATCGTGGTGGTGGTGGCCATCGCCGCCTTCTTCCCGGCGGCGCTGTCGGTGATGAACGCGACCGAGAGCGTGCAGCAGGTCCACGTCTCGGCGGCCCGCGTGATGGGCGCCTCGCGGCTGTCCATGCTGCGCCGGGTCTACCTGCCGGCGGTGATGCCGGAACTGATCACCGGCGCCCAACTGGCCTTCGGCAACGCCTGGCGCGCGCTGATCTCGGCGGAAATGCTGGTGGGCTTCGGCAAGGGCCTGGGCCGCACGCTGGCCTATTCGGGCGAGACTGCCGACATGGTCGGCGTGATGGCCAATATCCTGACCATCGCCATCCTGGCCGCATTGATCGACCAGGTGATCCTGGAAAACCTCAAGCATCGTCTGCTGAAGTACCAGTACGTCTAA
- a CDS encoding CDP-6-deoxy-delta-3,4-glucoseen reductase, with translation MSFQVTVQPSGRQFTCDADESILTAAIRAGVGLPYGCKNGACSSCKGKLVSGQVEHGPHQERALSAHEQQLGMALFCVAKPQSDVTIEAREVAGAGDIPVRKLPVRVAKLDKVADDVIVLSLQLPANDRLQYKAGQYVEFLLRDGKRRSYSMATAPHKDEHMSLHIRHLPGGLFTDQVFTTLKERDILRIEGPLGTFFLREDSDKPIILLASGTGFAPIKAIVEQLEHAGSKRPVTLYWGGRRPQDLYMDALCQQWEQTLPNFKYVPVVSNAQAEDNWSGRTGFVHRAVMEDFPDLSGHQVYACGAPIVVESAQRDFSAQCGLPQDEFYADSFTSEADLAKPVADSPAA, from the coding sequence ATGAGTTTCCAAGTCACAGTCCAGCCTAGCGGTCGCCAATTCACCTGCGACGCCGACGAATCCATCCTCACCGCCGCCATCCGCGCCGGTGTCGGCCTGCCCTACGGCTGCAAGAACGGCGCCTGCAGCTCCTGCAAGGGCAAGCTGGTGTCCGGCCAGGTCGAGCACGGGCCGCACCAGGAGCGCGCCCTGTCGGCGCACGAGCAGCAATTGGGGATGGCCCTGTTCTGCGTGGCCAAGCCACAGAGCGATGTCACCATCGAAGCGCGCGAGGTGGCCGGCGCGGGCGATATCCCGGTGCGCAAGCTGCCGGTGCGCGTGGCCAAGCTGGACAAGGTGGCCGACGACGTCATCGTCCTCTCGCTGCAACTGCCGGCCAATGACCGCCTGCAATACAAGGCCGGCCAGTACGTGGAATTCCTGCTGCGCGACGGCAAGCGCCGCAGCTACAGCATGGCCACCGCCCCGCACAAGGATGAGCACATGAGCCTGCACATCCGCCACCTGCCGGGCGGGCTGTTCACCGACCAGGTCTTCACCACCCTGAAGGAACGCGACATCCTGCGCATCGAAGGCCCGCTGGGCACTTTCTTCCTGCGCGAGGATTCGGACAAGCCCATCATCCTCCTGGCCTCCGGCACCGGCTTTGCGCCCATCAAGGCCATCGTCGAGCAGCTCGAACACGCCGGTTCCAAGCGTCCGGTCACGCTGTACTGGGGTGGCCGCCGCCCGCAGGACCTGTACATGGACGCGCTGTGCCAGCAGTGGGAGCAGACGCTGCCCAACTTCAAGTACGTGCCGGTGGTCTCCAACGCCCAGGCCGAAGACAACTGGAGCGGCCGCACCGGCTTCGTCCACCGCGCCGTGATGGAAGACTTCCCCGACCTGTCGGGCCACCAGGTCTATGCCTGTGGCGCACCCATCGTGGTGGAATCGGCACAGCGCGACTTCAGCGCCCAGTGCGGCCTGCCGCAAGACGAGTTCTATGCCGACTCCTTCACCTCCGAAGCCGACCTGGCCAAGCCGGTGGCCGACAGCCCG